A genomic stretch from Nitrospirota bacterium includes:
- a CDS encoding copper oxidase: MKRILIMALLISALAASTSFAHMEHGMMKDMEEKKAEPSEAEVKEFTLVAKEILWEILPGVKVKAVTFNGQIPGSEIRVKEGDHVRIKVINQLKESTAVHWHGLEIPYDMDGVPGVTQEAILPGKEFTYEFIAKPAGIRFYHSHYKEASQMTNAMHGAFIIDPVEELPENHNILFITEWSKNKDAHTMETDYYTLNGKSFPATENIMVKKGERVRITFISMGAQIHPMHLHGHQFLIVAKDGNPVPAPMQEKRNVLPLLPGESYDIEFIADNPGVWALHCHEPHHVMNGETEPGGLIMLIVYEGYEAIAEKAKGLMPTEKVKTEDTVPMQH; encoded by the coding sequence ATGAAACGCATATTGATTATGGCGCTCCTGATCTCAGCCTTGGCTGCTTCAACCAGCTTCGCCCATATGGAACATGGAATGATGAAGGATATGGAGGAGAAGAAGGCGGAACCATCTGAGGCTGAGGTTAAGGAATTTACACTTGTGGCAAAGGAGATTTTATGGGAGATATTGCCGGGGGTCAAAGTTAAGGCTGTAACTTTTAATGGTCAGATACCGGGATCTGAGATAAGGGTTAAGGAAGGTGACCATGTCAGGATAAAGGTTATTAATCAACTAAAAGAATCAACCGCCGTTCACTGGCATGGCCTGGAAATCCCATATGATATGGACGGGGTTCCCGGAGTAACACAGGAAGCAATTCTTCCGGGGAAGGAGTTTACTTATGAATTCATTGCAAAACCCGCAGGGATAAGGTTTTACCATTCCCATTATAAAGAGGCTTCGCAGATGACAAATGCCATGCACGGGGCGTTCATTATTGACCCTGTAGAGGAACTCCCTGAAAATCACAATATCCTTTTTATTACGGAGTGGAGCAAGAATAAAGACGCGCATACCATGGAGACTGATTACTACACGCTTAATGGGAAGTCTTTCCCCGCGACTGAAAATATCATGGTGAAGAAAGGTGAAAGAGTAAGGATTACATTTATTAGTATGGGGGCGCAGATACACCCCATGCATCTTCATGGCCATCAGTTCTTAATAGTTGCAAAAGACGGAAACCCCGTACCTGCTCCTATGCAGGAAAAAAGGAATGTGCTGCCTCTGCTTCCAGGAGAATCCTATGATATTGAGTTTATAGCTGATAACCCAGGGGTTTGGGCGCTCCACTGCCATGAGCCTCACCATGTAATGAATGGCGAAACAGAGCCTGGCGGTTTGATTATGCTGATAGTTTATGAAGGTTATGAGGCCATTGCTGAGAAGGCAAAAGGGCTTATGCCGACAGAAAAAGTGAAGACGGAAGACACTGTGCCAATGCAGCATTAA